The Herpetosiphon gulosus nucleotide sequence ATTGTAACCGTCGATGTACGCCAAATTCGCCAGCAAACTGATCATTTAGCTCGCCAATTTCGCGAACTTGACACGAAAATTCAGACCATCAATTGGCTAACTGAGTTGGCCTAGACGCTTTGCTGTTGGTAGTTTGATTACGAATAGGTGCGTTCAGGCGACAACTGCCTAATTAAAGTTGTCCTCCGCATGGGCAGCACAAGGAGTTATTCCAATTCAGCCCTGCACTGTCACAACAGCACTGAGCAACTCAATCAGTCACGCAATACAGTTTTGGTCATTGATTCGAGTTTATTGTTACTACCATTGAACGAATATTCGTAATCAAACGAGGGTGGGCTTGGGGCACAGCAAAAGCAACAATGATAGAAATTTGGTCAAGCTACTTGTGGGAGAGAATCAGAAAGCCAGTTTAGGCCAAAAACTATGATCGCCTAAAACCACAAACGGCCCAGTCGGGCCGCTTGCAGGAGAGAAGAGTGTAGAGGAGGAAGAATTTGATCGTAGTATCAGGCCTGAAGCTTACGACTAACTTAACGAGCCAAATTGCCACCACTCCTATTCAAGCCTAGCCCTTAGAGGGAAAAACCAAGGGATGAACAGCAAAAGGCAGAAGGTAAAAGAACATAGAGCATAGAACAAAATAATCAAACCAATCTGTGCCAATCTGTGGCTAGAAATGAAATCTTCGCGGTTCCGACGCTTCGTGCTCTTCGTGCCCTTCGTGGATCAAAACTCCTCAGCTAACTCTCAGTTCTTAATCAATTTTAAGCAGGTATACTAAATCGATGAGTAGGGTCTTTTAGTCGTTGAGGAAGCAACAATGAACCAACGTTGGTTACGATCACGCTTGTTGATCGTTTTTGTCGTTTTAGGGCTAGGCCTTGGCTATCTGCCGCTGCCAAGTTTCGCCAACAGCCCAACTCCACCCATCAACAATTTGCAAGCAGCCTTCGCTGCGGCTGCCGCCGAATTTCATGTGCCAAGCAAATTATTGCTAGCACTGAGCTACAATCTTTCGCGCTGGGAGCACCATGCAGGCCAGCCTAGCACCAGTGGCGGCTATGGAATCATGCATTTAACCCAAATCGATTTGAGCCATTGGCAAGCTAGCAAAGGTCTTGATTGGGCCGCGCCGCTCAAACAACCAGATGAATTACAAACTTTAGCTCAAGCCGCCAAATTACTTGGTCAACCAAGCAGTGCATTAATCAATGATCCTGTGCAGAATATTCGTGGTGGTGCTGCCTTGTTAGCTGAATATAGCCGCAGCATCAACCCACAATTGCCCACTAAACTTACTGATTGGTATGGTGCGGTAGTGTTATATAGCGGCAGCAAGGAGCGTTCGACCGCTTTTGGCTTTGCCGATCGGGTCTACGCAACCTTGCAACAAGGTGCAACCCGCAGCCTCGATAACGGCGAAGTGTTAAGTCTTACCCCCACGACAATCACAATCAATCGCCAAAGTGCTGCTAGTTTGCAACTCTATTTGGGCGCTGATTTTCCCTTGGATTGTCCAACGACGCTCAATTGCGAAGTGATTCCAGCGGCCTATGCCTTGAATAACCCGAATGATCGTGGCGATTATGGTAACTACGATTTGGCCAATCGCCCAGTTGATGGCTTAGATTTTCGCTATATTTTGATTCACGACACCGAAATCACCTATACTCAAACCGTCAATGTGTTTCAAAATCCGGCCACGGGTGCATCAACCCATTATGTCATTCGGGCCAGCGATGGCCATATTGCCCAGATGGTCGAGAATAAAAACGTGCCTTGGCATGCTGGCAATTGGGATGTTAACGGCCACTCGATCGGCATCGAACACGAAGGTGTTGCCATCGAAGGTGCAACCTGGTATAGCGAAGCGATGTACCAAGCCTCGGCTCAACTTACCCGCTATCTCGCCGATAAATACCGTATTCCATTAGATCGTAGCCATATTATCGGCCACGATGAGTTGCCTGGCCCACTACCTCAACATCAACCAGGCATGCACTGGGACCCAGGCCCGTTTTGGGATTGGGCGCATTATATGGATTTGGTGCGTGGTGGCCCCGCCCCAATCAGCAATCCTGACTCGCAGTTGGTTACAATTAATCCCAATTTTGATACTAACATGCCCGCATTGACCTATTGTTATAGCAGCAACGATTGCCGCGATGTACCAACCCAAAGCGCCAATTTTCTCTATTTGCACACTCAGCCCAACGCCAACTCACCATTAATTACCAATCAATACATTGGCTCAACCCCAACTCATGCCAACAATTGGGCCAACAAAGTTGTGACTGGCCAAACCTATGTTGTCGCCGATCAACAAGGCAATTGGCAAGCGATTTATTTTGGTGGGCAGAAAGCTTGGTTCCACAACCCCGATGGCTCGAATACCACAGCAGGTCAAGGGTTAAAGGTGCGACCAAAAGTTGGTCAAGCCAATATTCCAGTCTATGGGCGGGCCTATCCCGAGGCAGCGGCATATCCTCAAGGCATTCCGCCCCAAGCAATCACCTCAATTTATAGCTTGCCTGCCGATAATATTGTGGTGGCAACCCAGCTCTACACCAGCACCTATTACTATTCGCCAGTCTATACCCCAACGCTTGATCCAAGCTCACACATCGTTGTCAGCGGCCAAACCAAATATTATCAAATAAATTTCAATCATCGGTTTGGTTTTGTCAAAGCGACCGATGTGGAAGTCCAATCGAGTGTACTTAGCTTGACCACACCTAAAATTGAGCAAAGTAATCTGCATGGAACCAGCATCACCTACACCTTGACCTTGCGCAATCTCAGCCAACAACCTGTGCCAATAAGCCTCAACCTGATTGGCAATACTTGGCCAACCACAATAACTAGTGCAGTGCCTAGCAATCTTGGACCAAACGCTAGTCATACGCTCAGCATTCGCGTCGATTTGCCAGCAGGCCCAAACCCAGCAGCTGATCACGTGTGGGTCAAAGCTCAAACCAGCGCCGACCCTGAACGCAGCGCTGTATTGCTACTACATTCAAGCGCCGAAACTAATATCAACTTTTTACCACTCATTAGCAAGCAATAAACCTAAAAACGCCGTCTAGTTTAGAGCTAGACGGCGTTTTTAGTTAAAATTCGACTGGCATTTCGATCATGCCGCGAATCAGCATACCAGGCCGCCAAATCAATTCGTGGGCTGGCACGGCTAAACGTAATTTGGGCAATCGCTGTACCAATGAATTGATCGCAATGGCACCTTCGAGCCGAGCCAACGGCGCACCCAAACAATAGTGAATGCCATGGCCAAAAGCGATGTGGTTGTGCTCAGTGCGGGTAATATCAAGCTGATCAGGCGCAGCAAAATGCGTTGGATCACGATTGGCCGAGGTGATCACCGCTAGAATTTGCTCACCACGCGGAATCTTCACCCCGGCAAATTCTAGATCTTCGCAGGCCCAGCGAATAGTTGAGGTTTCAACTGGGCTATCGTAACGCAGCAATTCTTCGACGGCGTTACGAATCAGGTCAGGGTTTTCGCGCAGCAAATTCAATTGCTCAGGCTGTTGTAATAAAGCCAACATGCCATTGCCAATCAAATTAACCGTGGTTTCATGGCCTGCAATCAACAAGAAAAATACCAACGAAAATAATTCTTGCTCGGTCAGTTTAGCCCCAGCTTCTTCAACCTGCACCAAAGCACTGGTTAAATCGTTGGTAGGGTTGGCACGTTTTTCAGCGAATAACTCACGTAAATAATTACCAAACTGTTCCATCTCACCCGCCATGCGGGTAAAGCGATCAGGCGAGGGATCGACGGTCACCACCAAGCCCGACCAATACCGAAATTTTTCACGCTGATCCAGCGGAATTCCCAGCAATTCGGCAATGACGGTCAAAGGCAGTGGGAAGGCATAGGCCGTCAGCAAATCGGTGTGGTTGGGGCCAACCAGCATGGCATCGAGCAACTCATCGGCAATTTGTTGAATGCGTGGGCGGAGTTGCTCGACCAATTGGGGGGTAAAGGCCTTATGCACCATCCCGCGAATCCGCGTATGATCAGGCGGATCAAGCGCTAGCAAATGTTTAAACAGCAATTGCACGACTGGCGGCATCACTGGCATCAACTTTTGCTCTTCGGGATTGAGCACTTTCCGCCAATTTTTGATAAAACGCGGATCTTTCAGCGCCGCCTTAACATCCTCAAACCGGGTAATCATCCACAAACCACGGCCATCGGGCAGGCTAATGCGGTGAATAGGGGCTTCGGCACGCAGAGCAGCATAGGTGGGGAAGGGATCTTGAACGAACTGCGGATTAAAGAGCTCAGCATAGGTCGAATGGATCATCGATACTCCTCTACATATGATCAATCCATGGCTTCATCTTAAGCTGTTTTTGACAAATAGCAAGTAGCCAAATTGCCTAAGGGGTAGCCCCGACCTAAGCAATTGGCGACTGAATACCCATTGCTGCGGCAGGATTGGGCTGGCATAGTAGAAAAGCAACCAGATTAACCGTTATTTCACCACTTGTCAGGGCTGATAATTAGTGCCATACTCAGCTAGATAGCTAGTTTCGACGAGGTTGTTGTTTTTCGAGGAGTTTGCATATGGCTAGCAGGCAGGCAATTGGTTTCATAGCACCATCACTCGCCGGCGAATTTATGACAGGCGTAATGGAAGGCATTTTGCAAAGCTTACGCAAGCATCAATACGATTTGATTGCGGTGCAAGGCGCTCCCCAACATCTGATCAACAACCAACTGGCCAAACAGCATATCAAAGCTTGGATCGTGATTATCGATCCGGCTGGCTTGAACGAATTAGCGACCAATATGCCAGCCGTCGTGATTAGTGCTCCCAATGCTGGCGAGCGCTTTCCGCTGGTCATGCCCGATAACAACCAAAGCGCCCGTGCAATGGTCGAACACCTAATCGAGCATGGTCATAGCAAAATCGCCTTCGTTGGTAATTTTAATAATAGCGATATGCGTGATCGCTATAGTATTTATTGCGATGTGCTCAAAGAACACAAGATCACGCCTAACCCAGCTTGGGTGGTCGATGTTGGCGATTATACTGAGGGCCGCACTGAACATGCCTTTTACCCGCTGATTGCCAATGGTTTAAATTTTAGTGCCGTGGTCGCCGCCAATGATCAACAGGCGGTTGGGGTAATGATGGCCTTGGAGACTAAGGGTTATCGCGTGCCCCACGATCTGGCAGTTGTGGGATTTGACGATGCCAATATTGCTCAATATACCAACCCACCATTAACTACCGTGCGCCAACAACCCCAACTGCTTGGCAGCATCGCCGCCGATAGCGCGATTGAATTGATCGCAGGTAAACCGGTTTCAAACACCCCAATTTATGTGCCAACCATCCCAATTTGGCGGCAATCGTGTGGTTGCAAAGATGTGTATACCGGGATCAATACCAGTACAGTTGCTCCTAAACAGCAGCATTGGGCCGATCAATTAGCTCAACGCATGCAACAAGTGCTCTATTATCCCGTGCCAATCGATCCCAATCTCAGCCTCAACGAGAGCAATCAAGGTATTCGCAGCCTAATTCAGGCACTTCAGGCCAAGGTTGAGGCCCAAAAAGTTGAGGTCGATTATCTCGCTGCATGGTATGCAATCATCACAGTTAACTCCAAATCGGATACCCTTTCGGTACTGTATCAGGTATTTGCTGCTGCTGCCAATCAACAATTAGCCCAAACCGATCTACCTGCCGATCAGATTAATGCCTTCCTGGCCACCGCCCATACGAGTTTGTTGCATACGGTGCTTGAGTTGCAACGTAACGAAATTACCGGGCTTGATCGGTTGCTCGCTGCTAATCATGAACTGAGCATGCTGCTCGTTTCAAATCAAAAACAACAAACTGGCAAATTGGCTTGGATGCAGCGCTTGCCTGTTTCGATCGCCTGCCTTGCACTATGGGATGAGCAGAAACCAGGTTTTTTACGACTGGCCAGCATTTACAGCAAAGATGGCTCATCAACAATCAAAGCAGGCAGTCATTGTCGCGGCAGCGAGTTTCCGCCAGCCGAATTTCTGGAGCAAGCTCGCCAATTGAATAGTAGTGGCTATGTTGCGTGTGTGCCGATCGTCACTGCCAGCCACGATTGGGGCATTTTAGCCTTTGGCCATGCTGATGTCCAAAAAACCATCGCCGATATCAATAGTTTGTATATTTGGGCCTCGATTTTGGGCAGTTCACTCGAACATGAGGCACTTGAGTCAACTCTTGATGCTGAGCGCGAGGTCTTGCGCGGAGCAGTCGATCGGGAACATGCCTTATCAAAAACAATTTTAGAGCTTGGTTGTCCATTAATTCCTCTATTACCAGGTGTATTGTTAATTCCTTTAATTGGCAGCATCAACACTGAACGTGCCCAGCAAATCACTGAAACGGTGTTGAACGGAATCAACGAACAACAGGCTAGTCGAGTGCTGCTCGATATTACTGGGGTTTCGATGGTTGATACTCACGTTGCTAGCTCGCTCATGCAAATTGCCCGTGCGGCGATGTTACTCGGAGCTAAAGTTGCCTTGGTTGGGGTGCGCCCCGATATTGCTCAAAGCATCGTCAGCTTGGGAATTAATCTCAATACCCTGATTACCTACCCCAATTTGCGCACCGCAATTCAGCAAATGGCAATGGTGTAGAGCCTACTTCAACAAAACCGCCGTGGCCTGAATCAATTCTGCAAGTTCTTGCAAGGCTTGATCGATTGATTCAGGTTGCGGCTGAAGCAGGCTGAATAGTTGGGTCACTCGTTGCTCAAAGTTGGCTGGTACTTGGCGAAATCCATTGGTCAAGGCTACTGCGCCTTTTTCGTTCATCCAATATTGCTGATTGAG carries:
- a CDS encoding substrate-binding domain-containing protein, which encodes MASRQAIGFIAPSLAGEFMTGVMEGILQSLRKHQYDLIAVQGAPQHLINNQLAKQHIKAWIVIIDPAGLNELATNMPAVVISAPNAGERFPLVMPDNNQSARAMVEHLIEHGHSKIAFVGNFNNSDMRDRYSIYCDVLKEHKITPNPAWVVDVGDYTEGRTEHAFYPLIANGLNFSAVVAANDQQAVGVMMALETKGYRVPHDLAVVGFDDANIAQYTNPPLTTVRQQPQLLGSIAADSAIELIAGKPVSNTPIYVPTIPIWRQSCGCKDVYTGINTSTVAPKQQHWADQLAQRMQQVLYYPVPIDPNLSLNESNQGIRSLIQALQAKVEAQKVEVDYLAAWYAIITVNSKSDTLSVLYQVFAAAANQQLAQTDLPADQINAFLATAHTSLLHTVLELQRNEITGLDRLLAANHELSMLLVSNQKQQTGKLAWMQRLPVSIACLALWDEQKPGFLRLASIYSKDGSSTIKAGSHCRGSEFPPAEFLEQARQLNSSGYVACVPIVTASHDWGILAFGHADVQKTIADINSLYIWASILGSSLEHEALESTLDAEREVLRGAVDREHALSKTILELGCPLIPLLPGVLLIPLIGSINTERAQQITETVLNGINEQQASRVLLDITGVSMVDTHVASSLMQIARAAMLLGAKVALVGVRPDIAQSIVSLGINLNTLITYPNLRTAIQQMAMV
- a CDS encoding cytochrome P450, encoding MIHSTYAELFNPQFVQDPFPTYAALRAEAPIHRISLPDGRGLWMITRFEDVKAALKDPRFIKNWRKVLNPEEQKLMPVMPPVVQLLFKHLLALDPPDHTRIRGMVHKAFTPQLVEQLRPRIQQIADELLDAMLVGPNHTDLLTAYAFPLPLTVIAELLGIPLDQREKFRYWSGLVVTVDPSPDRFTRMAGEMEQFGNYLRELFAEKRANPTNDLTSALVQVEEAGAKLTEQELFSLVFFLLIAGHETTVNLIGNGMLALLQQPEQLNLLRENPDLIRNAVEELLRYDSPVETSTIRWACEDLEFAGVKIPRGEQILAVITSANRDPTHFAAPDQLDITRTEHNHIAFGHGIHYCLGAPLARLEGAIAINSLVQRLPKLRLAVPAHELIWRPGMLIRGMIEMPVEF
- a CDS encoding peptidoglycan recognition family protein; this translates as MNQRWLRSRLLIVFVVLGLGLGYLPLPSFANSPTPPINNLQAAFAAAAAEFHVPSKLLLALSYNLSRWEHHAGQPSTSGGYGIMHLTQIDLSHWQASKGLDWAAPLKQPDELQTLAQAAKLLGQPSSALINDPVQNIRGGAALLAEYSRSINPQLPTKLTDWYGAVVLYSGSKERSTAFGFADRVYATLQQGATRSLDNGEVLSLTPTTITINRQSAASLQLYLGADFPLDCPTTLNCEVIPAAYALNNPNDRGDYGNYDLANRPVDGLDFRYILIHDTEITYTQTVNVFQNPATGASTHYVIRASDGHIAQMVENKNVPWHAGNWDVNGHSIGIEHEGVAIEGATWYSEAMYQASAQLTRYLADKYRIPLDRSHIIGHDELPGPLPQHQPGMHWDPGPFWDWAHYMDLVRGGPAPISNPDSQLVTINPNFDTNMPALTYCYSSNDCRDVPTQSANFLYLHTQPNANSPLITNQYIGSTPTHANNWANKVVTGQTYVVADQQGNWQAIYFGGQKAWFHNPDGSNTTAGQGLKVRPKVGQANIPVYGRAYPEAAAYPQGIPPQAITSIYSLPADNIVVATQLYTSTYYYSPVYTPTLDPSSHIVVSGQTKYYQINFNHRFGFVKATDVEVQSSVLSLTTPKIEQSNLHGTSITYTLTLRNLSQQPVPISLNLIGNTWPTTITSAVPSNLGPNASHTLSIRVDLPAGPNPAADHVWVKAQTSADPERSAVLLLHSSAETNINFLPLISKQ